The Glycine soja cultivar W05 chromosome 3, ASM419377v2, whole genome shotgun sequence genome window below encodes:
- the LOC114407126 gene encoding WD repeat-containing protein 3-like, with the protein MVKAYLRYEPAASFGVIASVVSNITYDSSGKHLLSPALEKVGVWHVRQGLCTKTLTPSSSSRGPSLAVNSIASSPSSLIASGYGDGSIRIWDSDKGTCETTLNGHKGAVTALRYNKTGSLLASGSKDNDVILWDVVGETGLFRLRGHRDQVTDVVFLSSGKKLVSSSKDKFLRVWDIDTQHCMQIVGGHHSEIWSLDVDLDERYLVTGSADNELRFYSIKHESADGESVNGGEESSIQNKWEVLRHFGEIQRQSKDRVATVQFNKSGSLLACQVAGKTVEIYRILDDAEAKRKAKRRVHRKKEKKHSKEALEGIENVDGNNENKGNDSSVTHGPIETSNPTVTVPDVFKLLHTIRASKKICSISFCPITPKNSLGSLALSLNNNLLEFYSIEQGETKKTLAIDLQGHRSDVRSVTLSSDNTFLMSTSHNAVKIWNPSTGSCLRTIDSGYGLCSLILPTNKYGLVGTKDGTIEIIDIGSGTCVEVMEAHGGSVRSIAALPHKNGFVTGSADHDVKFWEYQIKQKPGQAAKQLIVSNVSTMKMNDDALVVAISPDAKYIAVALLDSTVKVHFADTFKFFLSLYGHKLPVLCMDISSDGDLIVTGSADKNIKIWGLDFGDCHKSIFAHADSVMAVQFVPKTHYVFSVGKDRLVKYWDADKFELLLTLEGHHADIWCLAVSNRGDFIVTGSHDRSIRRWDRTEEQFFIEEEKEKRLEEMFEADIDNAFENKYALKEEIPEEGAVALAGKQTQETLSATDLIIERLDIAEAEEKCIAEHQEKNSRNVAVFQANPLMNGLSPSDYVLSAFSDVHSNDLEQTLLALPFSDALKLLSYLKDWTSYSDKVELVCRIGTLLLQTHYNQLLATPAARPILTVFSDIFYERVKGWKDIFGFNLAAMDHIQQMMASRSDALFHDARSKLLEIRARQSKRLEERSDTGEVKRKKKKT; encoded by the exons ATGGTGAAGGCCTACCTTCGATACGAGCCGGCGGCGTCGTTTGGAGTGATAGCGTCGGTGGTTTCCAACATAACATACGACAGCTCTGGCAAGCACCTCCTCTCTCCGGCACTCGAGAAGGTCGGCGTCTGGCACGTGCGCCAGGGCCTCTGCACCAAAACCCTAACTCCTTCCTCTTCGTCGCGCGGTCCTTCTCTCGCCGTCAATTCCATCGCCTCCTCCCCTTCCTCCCTG ATTGCTAGTGGTTACGGTGATGGTAGCATAAGGATTTGGGACTCTGATAAAGGAACGTGTGAGACTACGTTGAATGGACACAAGGGAGCTGTCACTGCTCTTCGTTACAACAAGACTGGCTCCTTGCTCGCCTCTGGTAGCAAGGATAATGATGTTATTTTGTGGGATGTGGTTGGCGAGACTGGACTCTTTCGCCTTCGCGGTCACCGCGATCAG GTAACTGACGTTGTTTTCCTGAGTTCTGGGAAAAAGCTTGTTAGTTCCTCCAAAGACAAGTTCTTGAGAGTGTGGGATATTGATACCCAGCATTGTATGCAAATTGTTGGTGGCCATCATAGTGAAATATGGTCCCTAGATGTTGATCTGGATGAAAGATATCTGGTCACTGGTTCTGCGGATAATGAACTTCGTTTTTATTCAATCAAGCATGAGTCTGCGGATGGGGAGTCTGTAAATGGCGGTGAAGAATCTTCCATTCAAAATAAATGGGAAGTGTTGAGGCATTTTGGTGAAATTCAGCGGCAAAGTAAGGATAGAGTTGCGACGGTGCAGTTCAACAAGTCAGGAAGTCTGCTAGCTTGCCAAGTTGCTGGAAAAACGGTAGAAATATACCGTATATTGGATGATGCTGAAGCAAAGCGCAAAGCAAAACGAAGGGTTCACCgtaagaaagagaagaaacataGTAAAGAGGCTTTGGAGGGAATAGAAAATGTAGACGGGAATAATGAGAACAAAGGAAATGATTCTTCTGTCACTCACGGGCCCATTGAAACAAGTAACCCCACAGTTACTGTGCCTGATGTTTTTAAGCTGTTGCATACTATCAGAGCTAGCAAAAAGATATGCTCCATTTCTTTCTGTCCAATCACTCCGAAGAATTCCCTGGGTAGTTTAGCATTGTCCCTCAACAATAATCTACTTGAGTTTTACTCCATTGAACAAGgggaaaccaaaaaaacactTGCTATTGATCTTCAAGGGCACCGTTCTGATGTAAGAAGTGTCACACTTAGTTCAGACAACACTTTTCTGATGTCAACCAGTCACAATGCTGTAAAGATTTGGAACCCAAGTACTGGCTCTTGCCTAAGGACCATTGATTCTGGGTATGGACTATGCAGTTTAATTCTTCCCACCAACAAGTATGGACTTGTTGGAACTAAAGATGGAACCATAGAAATTATTGACATTGGAAGTGGAACTTGTGTTGAAGTAATGGAAGCTCATGGTGGTTCTGTTCGCTCAATTGCTGCCCTACCGCATAAAAATGGTTTTGTCACAGGAAGTGCAGATCAtgatgtgaaattttgggaGTACCAAATTAAGCAAAAACCCGGTCAA GCTGCTAAGCAACTCATTGTGTCAAATGTCAGTACCATGAAAATGAATGATGATGCTCTTGTTGTCGCAATTAGCCCTGATGCTAAATATATTGCTGTTGCTCTCTTGGATAGTACTGTGAAG gttCACTTTGCAGACACATTCAAATTCTTCCTTTCATTATATGGCCACAAGCTGCCTGTTCTGTGTATGGATATCTCCTCAGATGGAGATTTAATTGTAACTGGCTCtgcagataaaaatataaaaatctggGGTTTGGACTTTGGTGACTGTCATAAATCCATCTTCGCGCATGCTGACAG TGTTATGGCAGTGCAATTTGTTCCCAAGACACATTATGTGTTCAGTGTTGGAAAAGATCGCCTAGTAAAATATTGGGATGCAGATAAATTTGAGCTGCTGTTGACTCTCGAAGGACATCATGCTGATATTTGGTGTCTTGCAGTCAGTAATCGTGGTGATTTTATCGTCACTGGATCTCATGATCGTTCTATTCGCCGCTGGGATCGCACTGAAGAGCAGTTCTTCATTGAG gaagaaaaggagaaaaggttGGAGGAAATGTTTGAGGCTGATATTGACAAtgcatttgaaaacaaatatgcaTTGAAGGAAGAAATACCAGAGGAGGGAGCTGTGGCTTTAGCTGGGAAACAAACCCAGGAAACCCTTTCTGCAACTGACTTAATTATTGAGAGACTAGACATTGCAGAAGCTGAAGAAAAGTGTATTGCAGAACATCAG GAGAAAAATAGCAGAAATGTTGCTGTTTTCCAAGCAAATCCGCTTATGAATGGGCTTTCACCTTCTGACTATGTTCTAAGTGCATTTTCAGATGTTCACTCCAATGATTTGGAGCAAACATTATTG GCTTTACCATTTTCAGATGCTTTGAAGCTTCTGTCGTACTTGAAAGACTGGACTTCATACTCTGATAAG GTTGAGCTTGTTTGCAGAATAGGCACGCTGCTGTTGCAGACACATTACAACCAGCTTCTTGCCACGCCAGCTGCCCGACCTATCTTGACAGTTTTCAGTGACATTTTTTATGAAAGGGTCAAG GGATGGAAAGACATCTTTGGTTTTAACCTTGCCGCCATGGATCATATTCAG CAAATGATGGCTTCAAGATCAGATGCTCTTTTTCATGATGCAAGATCAAAACTGCTAGAGATACGTGCTCGGCAATCCAAACGCTTAGAAGAAAGGTCTGATACTGGGGAAGTGAAgcggaagaaaaagaagacatAA
- the LOC114407127 gene encoding uncharacterized protein LOC114407127: MAKKRTAPQNKTQMMNPMPKHSQQPRSSPPKRRTDFSFFTRSPSSFSNPTSGSSPDSSSGEVRLSDVASSCLQGRRMTMKQFSEDMLVRCSFYQEGRPVCSSESFDTPVVEVDSAVQDESLNLGGHRDACNEKINISKMSESTPLESSVSDSSSLAVTPGSVVWARTDSQVWWPAEIMEETSVLSNPGNDGHVLVQFYGNLPSAWIDPMTDISTFEDSFEDRSNNPSEDFQKALKQALQRKAQLSSCQKLTPDRSAHYDLQERSSDKCTSTSTSKTIDDVQERRRGKRERKPKVHFDEVTHPMKSETKVRRLKIMRYLGLAPPVGSPF, from the exons ATGGCAAAGAAGAGAACCGCACCTCAGAACAAGACCCAGATGATGAATCCCATGCCAAAACATTCTCAACAGCCAAGAAGCTCACCTCCTAAACGCCGCACTGATTTCTCTTTCTTCACGCGCTCTCCCTCCTCCTTCTCCAACCCTACTTCtg GTTCCTCACCAGATTCATCTTCTGGTGAAGTGAGGTTGTCCGATGTTGCTTCAAGCTGTTTGCAGGGGAGGAGAATGACAATGAAACAATTTTCTGAAGATATGCTGGTTCGATGCAGCTTTTACCAAGAGGGTAGACCGGTATGTTCATCTGAGTCTTTTGATACTCCGGTTGTGGAAGTTGATTCAGCTGTTCAAGATGAAAGTCTCAACCTTGGTGGACATAG GGATGCTtgcaatgaaaaaattaatatttccaaGATGTCAGAATCTACCCCTCTTGAATCATCTGTCAGTGATAGCAGTTCTCTTGCTGTAACTCCTGGAAGTGTTGTATGGGCGAGGACAGATTCTCAAGTGTGGTGGCCTGCTGAG ATCATGGAAGAAACATCTGTGCTATCCAACCCTGGCAATGATGGACATGTTTTAGTGCAGTTTTATGGAAATCTTCCCAG TGCCTGGATTGATCCAATGACAGATATTTCAACTTTTGAGGAT TCTTTTGAAGACAGGAGCAACAACCCTTCAGAAGATTTTCAAAAGGCTTTAAAGCAG GCCTTGCAGAGGAAGGCACAACTTAGCTCTTGCCAAAAGTTGACTCCTGATAGGTCTGCTCACTATGATCTGCAAGAACGTTCATCTG ATAAATGCACTTCAACTAGCACTAGCAAAACAATTGATGATGTTCAAGAGAGACGAAGAGGGAAAAGGGAACGTAAACCGAAAGTTCACTTTGAT GAGGTAACACATCCAATGAAATCAGAAACAAAGGTTCGTCGGTTGAAGATAATGCGGTACCTTGGCCTTGCACCTCCAGTTGGTTCTCCCTTTTGA